In a single window of the Balneolaceae bacterium genome:
- a CDS encoding DUF3524 domain-containing protein, translating into MNILAVEPYYSGSHKAFQNGLKEHSRHNIIPINMSYKGRKWRMHGDSVALAGMAGEVEEDIDLLLVSSMTNLPAFLGLTNPRFSHTPTIMYMHENPFTQPVPEEEERDTTYCYINYLSMLTADRLIFSSHFHKRDFLRALPAFLEHFPEDKHYYTSDKIAEKSTVMYPGLNLRRFDRQPDSRSDNEHPVIVWNQRWQFDRNPAMFFRVLNRLNDIDLTFDLILAGDTQHEKPEEFEKAWARYGRHITHFGYVENVESYSRLLHSGDIVVSTATYEFFCVAIMEAVYCGCHPLVPNRLHYPELIPESLHKPLLHAPVLYDTEDDLFHYLKDLLTGETQPLPKRSLQNINGHLDWSERIRKFDDLFEETLSMEIRPSV; encoded by the coding sequence ATGAACATCCTCGCCGTTGAGCCATACTACAGCGGATCCCACAAGGCCTTTCAGAACGGGCTGAAGGAACACTCCCGGCACAACATCATCCCGATCAACATGAGCTACAAGGGACGAAAATGGCGCATGCACGGTGATTCGGTGGCTCTGGCCGGCATGGCCGGGGAGGTGGAAGAGGATATCGACCTTCTGCTCGTCAGCAGCATGACCAACCTGCCTGCGTTTTTGGGACTCACCAACCCGCGTTTCTCGCATACGCCCACGATTATGTACATGCACGAAAATCCTTTCACCCAGCCGGTGCCTGAAGAGGAGGAGCGCGACACTACCTACTGCTACATCAACTACCTGAGCATGCTTACGGCAGACCGGCTCATCTTCTCCTCACATTTCCACAAGCGGGATTTTCTGAGAGCGCTGCCAGCTTTCCTGGAGCATTTCCCCGAGGACAAACACTACTATACGAGCGACAAGATTGCCGAAAAAAGCACCGTCATGTACCCCGGGCTCAATCTCCGACGTTTTGACCGGCAGCCGGACTCCCGTTCCGACAACGAACACCCGGTAATTGTCTGGAATCAGCGCTGGCAGTTCGACCGCAACCCGGCCATGTTTTTCCGCGTGCTCAACCGTCTCAACGACATCGACCTCACCTTTGACCTCATCCTGGCCGGCGACACCCAGCACGAGAAACCCGAGGAGTTCGAAAAGGCGTGGGCGCGCTACGGTCGCCACATTACCCACTTTGGCTATGTCGAGAACGTGGAGAGCTACAGCCGGCTGCTGCACTCAGGAGATATCGTGGTCTCCACGGCTACCTACGAGTTTTTCTGTGTGGCCATCATGGAAGCGGTCTACTGCGGCTGCCATCCGCTGGTGCCCAACCGCCTTCACTACCCCGAGCTCATCCCCGAAAGCCTCCACAAGCCGCTGTTACACGCCCCGGTGCTCTACGACACCGAAGACGACCTGTTCCACTACCTGAAGGACCTGCTGACGGGGGAGACGCAGCCCCTCCCCAAGCGTTCCCTGCAAAACATCAACGGGCACCTGGACTGGTCGGAGCGCATCCGCAAATTCGACGACCTCTTTGAAGAGACGCTTTCTATGGAAATCAGACCGTCGGTCTGA
- a CDS encoding ABC transporter permease has translation MKFEWYLALRYFRGQRKQARFLSFIKSMAIVGVAVGSAGLLIALSIVHGFKSVIDNKVMGFAPHMTVETFTDSPVYRSDTLLTWLDRFPEIREAQAVVEGEAMVQTASQVTGTRFKGVSPGAVVTDLQQYVSRGEYDLSSDSAGMPGIVLGSSMARSLDADIGSVLTAFTAEGIPSPLNSPEIQQFRLTGVYQTGIDRFDDLLAIIDKRYAGQLFQLPGAHATAVEVRLEDPSAIDAFDRTLSENLPFPYRTTTILEQYGSIFAWVEMQEQIIPFVISVMILVAAFNLIGTILMMVIERTRDIGILKTMGTQNRQVRTIFLLEGLFVALVGLAIGFALSLGFAWVQSTWQLIPLSEQNYYMSYVPVQPHLLDFVITAGVTLALCTLATWLPARVASRTNPLNVIAYGR, from the coding sequence ATGAAATTCGAATGGTACCTGGCGCTTAGGTATTTCCGCGGGCAGCGAAAGCAGGCGCGCTTCCTCTCCTTCATCAAGTCCATGGCCATTGTGGGAGTGGCGGTGGGCTCCGCAGGACTGCTTATCGCCCTCTCCATCGTGCACGGCTTCAAGTCGGTCATCGATAACAAGGTGATGGGCTTTGCTCCTCACATGACGGTCGAAACCTTCACCGACAGCCCCGTTTATCGCTCCGACACCTTGCTTACCTGGCTGGACCGCTTTCCTGAAATTCGCGAGGCGCAGGCCGTGGTCGAAGGTGAGGCCATGGTGCAGACCGCATCGCAGGTCACCGGCACCCGCTTCAAGGGGGTCTCGCCAGGCGCCGTGGTCACCGACCTTCAGCAGTATGTGAGCCGCGGCGAATACGACCTCTCCTCCGACTCGGCCGGCATGCCCGGCATCGTGCTGGGCAGCAGCATGGCCCGCAGCCTGGACGCTGACATTGGCTCAGTGCTTACCGCCTTTACGGCGGAGGGCATCCCCTCCCCTCTCAACTCGCCCGAAATCCAGCAGTTTCGCCTCACCGGCGTCTATCAGACCGGCATAGACCGATTCGACGACCTGCTGGCGATCATCGACAAACGTTACGCCGGACAACTATTTCAGCTGCCCGGCGCCCACGCAACGGCAGTGGAGGTGCGGCTGGAGGATCCCTCCGCCATCGACGCCTTTGACAGGACACTTTCGGAAAACCTGCCCTTCCCCTACCGTACCACTACCATCCTGGAGCAGTACGGCAGCATCTTCGCCTGGGTGGAGATGCAGGAGCAGATCATTCCATTCGTGATCAGCGTGATGATCCTGGTGGCCGCCTTCAACCTCATCGGAACCATCCTGATGATGGTCATCGAACGCACGCGCGATATCGGTATACTCAAGACCATGGGTACGCAGAACCGCCAGGTGCGTACAATCTTTCTGCTGGAGGGGCTTTTCGTGGCCCTGGTGGGCCTGGCCATCGGCTTCGCCCTTTCGCTTGGATTTGCCTGGGTGCAGTCCACCTGGCAGCTCATACCCCTCTCCGAGCAGAACTACTACATGAGCTACGTACCGGTGCAGCCCCACCTCCTCGATTTCGTCATCACGGCCGGAGTGACGCTGGCGCTCTGTACCCTTGCCACCTGGCTGCCGGCCCGGGTGGCCTCCCGCACAAATCCCCTCAACGTCATCGCCTACGGCCGCTAA
- the lysS gene encoding lysine--tRNA ligase, which yields MSESESTISEQHEIRLQKLNELRDMGLDPYPYSFEVTHSSREILEHPDLVIGDGQEHGEAEQVSVAGRIMTRRIMGGSTFFNLQDAEGTVQVYIRKNDVGEKTYNTVFKKLTDIGDIVGIRGHVFVTGTGETTVYAKEFIILSKSLRPIPMPKEAENEEGETVTYDAFTDKEQRYRQRYLDLIVNPEVREVFRQRTEMVQAMREFMNGKGYLEVETPILQPQYGGASARPFETHHNALDMKLYLRIANELYLKRLIVGGYEGVYEFSKDFRNEGLSRFHNPEFTQVELYVAYKDYHWMMDFVEGMIEKVALAMHGSTIVTVGGEEIDFRRPWPRIPMLEAIEEKTGKDLYRKGLDELKNIASELDITLEKGAGKGKIIDEIFGTYVEPELIQPTFITDYPLEMSPLAKKHRSKEGLVERFECICNGKEIANAFSELNDPEDQRRRFKEQAQLREAGDEEAMSLDEDFLRALEYGMPPTAGLGVGIDRLAMIMTDSDSIRDVLFFPQMKPE from the coding sequence ATGAGCGAATCCGAATCCACGATTTCCGAGCAGCATGAAATTCGCCTCCAAAAACTGAATGAGCTGCGGGATATGGGGCTCGATCCCTATCCCTATTCCTTCGAGGTGACCCACAGCAGCCGCGAAATCCTGGAGCATCCCGACCTTGTCATCGGCGACGGACAGGAGCACGGGGAGGCGGAACAGGTGTCCGTGGCCGGGCGCATCATGACGCGGCGCATCATGGGAGGCTCCACTTTTTTCAACCTGCAGGATGCCGAGGGCACGGTGCAGGTTTATATCCGCAAGAACGACGTGGGTGAGAAGACCTACAATACGGTATTCAAGAAACTCACCGACATTGGTGACATCGTCGGTATCAGGGGACACGTCTTCGTTACCGGAACGGGTGAAACCACCGTCTACGCCAAGGAATTCATCATCCTCAGCAAGTCGCTACGCCCCATTCCCATGCCCAAGGAGGCGGAAAACGAGGAGGGCGAGACGGTCACCTACGACGCTTTCACCGACAAGGAGCAGCGCTACCGCCAGCGCTATCTCGACCTGATCGTCAATCCCGAGGTGCGCGAGGTCTTCCGCCAGCGTACCGAGATGGTGCAGGCCATGCGCGAATTCATGAACGGAAAAGGCTACCTGGAGGTGGAAACCCCCATCCTGCAGCCCCAGTACGGGGGCGCCTCCGCGCGGCCCTTCGAGACCCACCACAACGCCCTCGACATGAAGCTCTACCTGCGCATTGCCAACGAGCTCTATCTCAAGCGACTGATCGTGGGGGGCTACGAGGGGGTCTACGAGTTTTCCAAGGATTTCCGCAACGAGGGACTCTCCCGCTTCCATAACCCCGAATTCACCCAGGTTGAGCTCTACGTGGCCTACAAGGACTACCACTGGATGATGGATTTTGTCGAGGGGATGATCGAAAAGGTGGCCCTCGCCATGCACGGCAGCACCATCGTCACGGTGGGAGGCGAGGAGATCGATTTCCGCCGCCCCTGGCCGCGTATTCCGATGCTGGAGGCTATCGAAGAAAAGACCGGTAAGGACCTGTACCGCAAGGGTTTGGATGAGCTTAAGAATATCGCATCCGAGCTTGATATTACCCTGGAGAAGGGCGCCGGAAAAGGCAAGATCATCGACGAGATTTTCGGGACATATGTGGAGCCGGAGCTCATCCAGCCCACCTTCATCACCGACTATCCCCTTGAAATGAGTCCCCTGGCCAAAAAGCACCGCAGCAAGGAGGGCCTGGTGGAGCGTTTCGAGTGCATCTGCAATGGCAAGGAGATCGCCAATGCCTTCTCGGAGCTGAATGACCCGGAGGACCAGCGGCGCCGCTTCAAGGAGCAGGCGCAACTGAGGGAGGCAGGCGACGAGGAGGCCATGTCGCTGGACGAGGATTTCCTGCGCGCGCTGGAGTACGGCATGCCGCCGACGGCCGGGCTGGGTGTGGGCATCGACCGTCTGGCCATGATTATGACCGACTCCGACTCCATCCGCGATGTGCTTTTCTTTCCCCAGATGAAGCCCGAATAA
- a CDS encoding 4'-phosphopantetheinyl transferase superfamily protein: protein MMQSCEVPAALFFPLIGEALIFDPMDRRKPLEILDQNSLPMLPGYVRLAWSRMDAEGGQDGLSGEEHEEMASLGSVRRRREYGMSRMLIRRLAGTAGMEPAELRILREEGGRPYGEYRGRRVHLSLTHTDRRIACVLSGDGQVGLDMEPEGRRVHAHLRSRMMHPGEVKPMESVDTLRIWTLKEAMLKLQGRGLRTNMNEVCLSPDGEGRFEAIFNNEMRAKICSFTHDGHWVALAYFI from the coding sequence ATGATGCAAAGTTGTGAGGTGCCTGCGGCCCTTTTCTTTCCCCTTATAGGAGAGGCTCTTATCTTTGATCCTATGGACCGCCGGAAACCTCTCGAAATACTCGACCAAAACAGCCTTCCCATGCTGCCGGGCTATGTGCGTTTGGCCTGGAGCCGGATGGACGCGGAGGGCGGCCAGGACGGACTCTCGGGGGAGGAGCATGAGGAGATGGCCAGTCTGGGCAGCGTGCGCCGGCGGCGTGAATACGGCATGAGCCGCATGCTCATACGCCGCCTGGCCGGCACCGCCGGCATGGAGCCGGCCGAACTGCGCATCCTGAGGGAGGAGGGAGGCAGGCCCTACGGGGAATACCGCGGCCGCCGTGTGCACCTGAGCCTCACCCACACCGACCGCCGTATCGCCTGCGTGCTGTCGGGCGACGGGCAAGTGGGACTCGACATGGAGCCGGAGGGGCGTCGCGTGCATGCGCACCTGCGGTCTCGCATGATGCATCCCGGGGAGGTGAAGCCCATGGAGAGCGTCGACACCCTCCGCATATGGACGCTCAAGGAGGCCATGCTCAAACTACAGGGCAGGGGACTGAGGACCAACATGAACGAGGTGTGCCTGTCACCCGACGGGGAAGGGCGTTTTGAGGCGATATTTAATAATGAGATGAGGGCCAAAATTTGTAGTTTTACGCACGATGGCCACTGGGTCGCCCTGGCCTACTTCATCTAG
- the amrB gene encoding AmmeMemoRadiSam system protein B codes for MNITSYTREQITEGLNRARDANRGAGSDHIRVLFSPITIDDQNFDRACDIYSRIDPDNYETVVVVETYGEDLDKRLPMPSNRFFKTPLGQVKANEFMRDEFCDEDDDFFIHDEGYSEDMSLFQQLMMLQCTFGDDFSVLSVQVADQGPAIVKELAWVLEEVLASRRALVVFCCELDNERTEEFEKVRRMIASNNQSGLLNYLNSGESHIRGTSSFIAGVLVAHAWKLDITFLNGEYSNNRGSLVTAYGDRQNVFIRP; via the coding sequence ATGAACATCACCTCGTACACCCGGGAGCAGATCACCGAAGGACTCAACCGGGCAAGGGATGCCAACAGGGGAGCCGGCAGCGACCACATCCGCGTTCTCTTTTCGCCCATTACCATAGACGACCAAAACTTTGACCGGGCATGCGACATTTACAGCCGCATCGACCCGGATAACTACGAGACCGTGGTGGTCGTGGAGACGTATGGGGAAGACCTTGACAAGCGGCTGCCCATGCCTTCCAATCGCTTTTTCAAGACCCCGCTGGGACAGGTGAAGGCCAACGAGTTCATGCGTGACGAGTTCTGTGACGAAGACGACGATTTCTTCATCCACGACGAGGGCTACAGCGAGGATATGAGCCTGTTCCAGCAGCTGATGATGCTGCAGTGCACCTTCGGGGATGACTTCTCCGTGCTCAGCGTACAGGTGGCCGACCAGGGCCCGGCCATTGTCAAGGAGCTGGCCTGGGTGCTCGAGGAGGTGCTGGCCTCCAGGCGGGCGCTGGTAGTCTTCTGCTGCGAGCTTGATAACGAGCGCACGGAGGAATTCGAAAAGGTGCGCAGGATGATCGCCTCGAACAACCAGTCGGGACTCCTCAACTACCTGAACAGCGGCGAATCGCACATCCGGGGCACCTCGTCCTTTATCGCAGGCGTTTTGGTGGCACATGCCTGGAAGCTGGACATCACCTTTCTGAACGGCGAATACAGCAACAACCGCGGCAGTCTGGTGACCGCCTACGGCGACCGCCAAAACGTATTTATACGGCCGTGA
- a CDS encoding DUF2520 domain-containing protein: protein MSFPPVSLIGTGALGGAFLEAFSELELDVAGVYNRTPSRATRHADRFSGARSGAFPDTTDELGGLLLLAVPDGAVAETAARLAGLGGIWEGRCAVHCSGTLTSDALSPLSDKGARTASFHPLQSFTAEGGGGARLFDGICFSTEGDARALHLLEKLARLLNARLLKVRPQQKPHIHLAAVFASNYLVALLEAAGRAGAESEEERGELVRALGPLVRQTAENIAVKGTGEALSGPISRGDAGTVEKHLELLEDHPRLREIYRLLGAELLDLVKGRSEEDDPRTNAYLEKLLER, encoded by the coding sequence GTGAGCTTCCCGCCGGTCAGTCTCATAGGGACCGGAGCGCTGGGCGGGGCCTTCCTGGAGGCCTTCTCGGAGCTGGAACTGGACGTTGCCGGTGTCTACAATCGCACCCCATCCCGCGCTACCCGACACGCCGATCGCTTTTCAGGCGCCCGCTCCGGCGCCTTTCCCGACACCACGGATGAACTGGGAGGGCTCCTTCTGCTTGCCGTGCCAGACGGGGCCGTGGCCGAAACGGCTGCGCGACTGGCCGGCCTGGGTGGAATCTGGGAGGGGCGCTGCGCCGTACACTGCTCCGGTACGCTCACCTCCGATGCGCTCTCACCCCTGTCCGACAAGGGCGCCCGCACGGCTTCCTTTCATCCCCTGCAGAGCTTCACGGCCGAAGGCGGGGGTGGGGCCCGACTGTTCGATGGCATCTGTTTCAGCACCGAGGGAGACGCCCGGGCTCTCCATCTGCTGGAAAAGCTGGCCCGCCTGCTGAACGCCCGCCTGCTGAAGGTGCGTCCTCAGCAGAAACCGCATATCCACCTGGCCGCGGTCTTTGCCTCCAATTACCTGGTGGCCCTGCTGGAGGCGGCCGGAAGGGCAGGGGCGGAGAGCGAGGAGGAGCGCGGGGAGCTGGTGCGCGCGCTGGGTCCCCTGGTGCGGCAGACGGCCGAAAACATCGCGGTCAAAGGCACCGGGGAGGCGCTCAGCGGTCCCATATCCCGGGGCGACGCCGGCACCGTGGAGAAACACCTGGAGCTGCTCGAAGATCATCCCCGCCTGCGGGAAATCTACAGGCTGCTGGGCGCCGAGCTGCTGGATCTTGTGAAAGGGCGTTCAGAGGAGGATGACCCCCGGACGAACGCATACTTAGAAAAGTTGTTGGAACGTTAA
- a CDS encoding MGMT family protein, protein MNASEKDYYERVYEVVRRIPSGRVTTYGAVASHLGIASGARMVGYALNGSADRLPAHRVVNRLGELSGREHFPDDTMRERLRQEGVTFVEPYRVDLDQHFWNPSDPNQ, encoded by the coding sequence ATGAACGCCTCTGAAAAAGACTACTACGAACGGGTCTACGAGGTGGTCCGCCGCATTCCAAGCGGACGGGTAACCACCTACGGGGCCGTCGCCTCGCACCTGGGCATTGCCTCAGGAGCTCGGATGGTAGGCTATGCCCTCAACGGTTCCGCCGACCGCCTGCCGGCGCACCGGGTGGTGAACCGGCTGGGTGAGCTGAGCGGCCGTGAACACTTTCCCGACGACACCATGCGGGAGAGACTCCGCCAGGAGGGCGTCACCTTCGTGGAACCCTACAGGGTAGACCTGGACCAACACTTTTGGAATCCCTCGGATCCGAATCAATGA
- a CDS encoding TlpA disulfide reductase family protein codes for MKAKIPIIELAILLALSASAGTAFAQQAISDEELLVDAGPDTLQQVIDSYQGEKAVIVNVWATWCAPCIEEFPHLVDIQRKYADQVQVIFVSADFPDVRGRALDFLRRQGVDWTTYFKQGGDQAFIESLSSDWSGALPFSKVYDTSGSVVASWQAKTSFETFEKYVKQAINP; via the coding sequence ATGAAAGCAAAGATCCCGATCATCGAACTTGCCATCCTGCTGGCTCTGAGCGCATCGGCCGGTACCGCTTTTGCGCAGCAGGCCATCTCGGACGAAGAGCTGCTGGTGGACGCCGGGCCGGATACCCTCCAGCAGGTCATTGACTCCTACCAGGGGGAAAAGGCCGTAATCGTAAACGTCTGGGCCACCTGGTGCGCCCCCTGCATCGAGGAATTTCCCCATCTCGTCGATATTCAGCGAAAGTACGCCGACCAGGTGCAGGTGATCTTCGTGTCGGCCGACTTTCCCGACGTGCGCGGCCGCGCCCTCGACTTCCTGCGCAGGCAGGGGGTGGACTGGACCACCTATTTCAAGCAGGGCGGGGACCAGGCCTTTATTGAATCGCTTTCCTCCGACTGGAGCGGCGCGCTGCCCTTCAGCAAGGTCTACGACACCTCCGGCAGCGTGGTGGCCAGCTGGCAGGCCAAAACTTCTTTCGAAACTTTCGAGAAATACGTCAAACAAGCAATAAACCCCTGA
- a CDS encoding thioredoxin family protein, whose amino-acid sequence MFKQTLRLLTVLMLGFGLAAFVPLEEPANPKLELGAKAPLTDYEMQNVDGEMLSLSDVAGENGVLVVFSCNTCPWVERWEDRYNPVAGLAEENDIGVIFPNSNAAIRDGGESFQDMVQRARSSGYEFPYVLDEDARLASAFGATHTPDVFLFNGDMELVYKGAIDDNAASAEDVGQHYLRDAINALANGGEIGPKETKSLGCEIKFPES is encoded by the coding sequence ATGTTTAAACAAACGCTTCGTCTGCTTACCGTACTGATGCTTGGCTTCGGCCTGGCGGCCTTTGTGCCGTTGGAAGAGCCGGCGAATCCCAAGCTTGAACTTGGTGCAAAGGCGCCCCTTACCGATTACGAGATGCAGAACGTGGACGGCGAGATGCTGAGCCTGTCCGACGTGGCCGGTGAGAACGGCGTGCTGGTGGTCTTCTCATGCAATACCTGTCCCTGGGTGGAACGCTGGGAGGACCGCTACAACCCCGTTGCCGGCCTGGCCGAGGAGAACGATATCGGCGTGATATTCCCCAATTCCAACGCGGCTATCCGCGACGGTGGAGAAAGCTTCCAAGACATGGTGCAGCGCGCCCGCAGCAGCGGCTACGAATTTCCCTACGTGCTGGACGAAGATGCGCGCCTGGCCTCAGCCTTCGGCGCCACACACACTCCCGATGTCTTCCTGTTCAACGGCGACATGGAGCTGGTCTACAAAGGCGCCATTGACGACAATGCCGCTTCGGCGGAGGACGTCGGGCAGCACTACCTGCGCGACGCCATCAACGCGCTGGCCAACGGCGGAGAGATCGGTCCCAAGGAGACCAAATCGCTGGGCTGCGAGATCAAATTCCCCGAATCCTGA
- a CDS encoding 7-carboxy-7-deazaguanine synthase QueE: protein MYRAETATPNNAGTSGRKLSEVAYPVMEHFLTIQGEGVHTGKAAYFIRTAGCDVNCWWCDVQESWDEEKHPPVTVGELVEAASESGAPMAVLTGGEPLLHDLGPLTRALRQAGLRTHLETSGSSPMSGHVDWVTLSPKRFKKPLKEAYACADELKVVVLTAKDLAWAESCAARCPNNTRLLLQPEWSRSEEAVPLIFDYIKQHPQWEISLQTHKFMGVR from the coding sequence ATGTACCGAGCCGAAACCGCCACACCAAATAATGCCGGAACCTCCGGGAGGAAACTCTCGGAGGTGGCGTATCCGGTCATGGAACACTTCCTGACCATACAGGGGGAGGGCGTGCATACCGGTAAGGCCGCCTACTTCATACGTACGGCGGGCTGCGACGTCAACTGCTGGTGGTGCGACGTGCAGGAGAGCTGGGACGAGGAGAAGCACCCGCCCGTCACCGTGGGCGAGCTGGTGGAGGCCGCCTCCGAAAGCGGGGCGCCTATGGCTGTGCTCACCGGCGGGGAGCCCCTGTTGCACGATCTGGGACCGCTCACGCGGGCGCTTCGGCAGGCCGGCCTGCGCACCCATCTCGAGACCAGCGGGTCCTCGCCCATGTCGGGACACGTTGACTGGGTCACCCTCTCCCCGAAACGCTTCAAGAAGCCGCTGAAGGAGGCCTACGCCTGCGCGGACGAGCTAAAGGTAGTGGTGCTCACCGCCAAGGACCTGGCGTGGGCCGAGTCGTGCGCCGCCCGCTGCCCCAACAACACGCGCCTGTTACTGCAGCCTGAATGGAGCCGAAGCGAGGAGGCCGTCCCACTAATTTTCGACTATATAAAACAACATCCTCAATGGGAAATAAGCCTGCAGACCCACAAATTCATGGGGGTGCGCTGA
- a CDS encoding SDR family oxidoreductase has translation MSRLSSPFTAVVTGASRGIGRRIARALAREGDVYLLLVARSREGLVRTRSRCMEEGAPGAELQCCDLTEPEQVQALEVPDTWPPVGLLVNNAGSYLLKDLQATTYEEYHRQIQSNLFSAVHATGRFLPGMKEQGQGLLVNICSVGALQGLAESGAYASSKHALLGFTRSLREELKEEGIGVTAVNLGQTHSSSWKDSDRDPRELVDPEDVARIVVALARLSGRSVVEELRVQPQGGQGPPL, from the coding sequence ATGAGTCGACTCTCCTCGCCATTTACCGCCGTTGTAACCGGTGCCAGCCGCGGCATTGGCCGCCGCATTGCCCGCGCACTCGCCCGCGAGGGTGACGTCTACCTGCTGCTGGTGGCCCGCAGCCGCGAGGGACTCGTGCGTACCCGAAGCCGCTGCATGGAGGAGGGCGCTCCCGGCGCCGAACTGCAATGCTGCGACCTGACGGAGCCGGAGCAGGTGCAGGCGCTGGAGGTTCCGGACACTTGGCCGCCCGTAGGCCTGCTTGTCAATAACGCAGGATCGTATCTTCTAAAGGACTTGCAGGCAACGACATACGAAGAATACCACAGACAAATTCAAAGTAATCTTTTCTCGGCCGTACATGCCACCGGACGCTTCCTGCCCGGGATGAAGGAGCAGGGACAGGGGCTGTTGGTCAATATCTGCTCGGTCGGCGCCCTGCAGGGACTGGCCGAGAGCGGCGCCTACGCCTCCTCAAAACATGCGCTGCTGGGGTTTACGCGCTCGCTGCGCGAAGAGCTGAAGGAGGAGGGCATAGGGGTCACCGCCGTCAACCTGGGACAGACGCACTCTTCCTCCTGGAAGGATTCTGACCGTGACCCGCGCGAGCTGGTGGATCCCGAAGATGTGGCGCGGATTGTGGTCGCGCTGGCGCGGCTGAGCGGACGCAGCGTAGTGGAGGAGCTCAGGGTTCAGCCCCAGGGAGGGCAGGGGCCTCCCTTATAG
- a CDS encoding PQQ-dependent sugar dehydrogenase, whose amino-acid sequence MHKSRTSTIVAMLALFLAACSGGQTDQAAPSNTSTDGSQPVMGQGIQDTLDTSGYTLETVTTAVSVPWGMTWLPDGQMLVTERSGSLHLFGDGSEPIRTIDGLPEIWARSQGGLLDIALHPNYEENGWIYITYSSPEGGEGANTALMRARLNDDRTGLVDQEVLYKAEPNSGRGQHFGSRIVFDNEGHVFFGIGDRGNRGENPQDITRDMGKIYRLNTDGSIPEDNPFVGQEGLDAIFAYGIRNPQGMDLHPESGELWEHEHGPQGGDEINIIRAGNNYGWPEICYCVDYGGDEITSDTARAGMEQPVWYWNPSIAPSGMTFVTSDRYPDWQGDLLAGSLKFGYLVRVEVENNEVTGEQIAFDGIGRVRNIEQGPDGYLYVATESDNGIVRIVPNQ is encoded by the coding sequence ATGCACAAGTCACGTACATCCACCATCGTCGCGATGCTTGCACTCTTCCTGGCCGCCTGCAGCGGGGGACAGACCGACCAGGCCGCCCCGTCGAATACCTCAACCGATGGCAGCCAACCCGTCATGGGACAGGGCATACAGGACACCCTGGACACCTCCGGGTACACCCTTGAAACCGTCACGACCGCCGTTTCGGTGCCATGGGGCATGACCTGGCTTCCCGATGGACAGATGCTTGTGACCGAACGCAGCGGCAGCCTCCACCTCTTCGGCGATGGCAGCGAGCCCATACGCACGATCGATGGTCTGCCGGAGATCTGGGCGCGCAGCCAGGGGGGATTGCTGGACATCGCCCTGCATCCCAATTACGAGGAGAACGGCTGGATCTACATCACCTATTCAAGTCCTGAGGGCGGCGAGGGCGCTAACACGGCCCTCATGCGGGCCCGGCTCAACGACGATCGCACCGGCCTGGTTGACCAGGAAGTGCTCTACAAGGCCGAGCCCAACAGCGGACGGGGACAGCATTTTGGAAGCCGCATCGTTTTCGACAACGAGGGTCACGTCTTCTTTGGCATTGGCGACCGCGGCAACCGCGGGGAAAATCCCCAGGACATCACCCGGGACATGGGTAAAATATACCGTCTGAACACCGACGGCAGCATTCCGGAGGACAACCCCTTCGTGGGACAGGAGGGATTGGACGCCATCTTCGCCTACGGTATCCGCAATCCGCAGGGCATGGACCTTCACCCTGAATCGGGCGAGCTCTGGGAGCATGAGCACGGTCCGCAGGGCGGCGACGAAATCAACATTATCCGGGCCGGAAACAATTACGGCTGGCCGGAGATCTGCTACTGCGTCGATTACGGCGGAGACGAGATTACCTCCGATACCGCCCGGGCGGGCATGGAGCAGCCGGTATGGTACTGGAACCCGTCTATCGCGCCTTCAGGCATGACCTTCGTGACCTCCGATCGCTATCCTGACTGGCAGGGAGACCTGCTGGCTGGATCCCTGAAATTCGGCTATCTCGTACGTGTAGAGGTGGAAAACAACGAAGTGACAGGCGAGCAGATCGCCTTTGACGGCATCGGGAGGGTACGTAACATCGAGCAGGGGCCGGACGGCTACCTCTATGTAGCCACCGAGTCAGACAACGGCATCGTACGCATCGTACCCAATCAGTAG